One genomic segment of Brassica napus cultivar Da-Ae chromosome A3, Da-Ae, whole genome shotgun sequence includes these proteins:
- the LOC106388435 gene encoding oxysterol-binding protein-related protein 1C isoform X1, with product MLSFCCVSTVSDHSLPMPLPEQPGVTRSEPIMTRSASHSQSYNHHRHQSNRHPLHSLSFNHQSQPPPVDVKINDIVGNGIAGILHKWVNYGRGWRSRWFVLQDGVLSYYKIHGPDKIFLSPESEKGSKVIGEESARMISSHHHHNKHGASHLHRKPFGEVHLKVSSVRESRSDDKRFSIFTGTKRLHLRADTREDRAAWVEALQAVKDMFPRMSNSELMAPTNNLAMSTEKLRQRLIDEGVSELAIQDCEQIMRSEFSALQSQLVLLKQKQWLLIDTLRQLETEKVDLENTLVDESQRQAVNGGSIDLRHEKCSEGTATESDDDHERGDAETDEEDNTFFDTRDFLSSSSFKSSGSDFRTSSFSSDGDGVGSSEDDIDPSIKSIGCDYPHVKRRKSLPEPVEKEKSVSLWSMIKDNIGKDLTKVCLPVYFNEPLSSLQKCFEDLEYSYLLDRAFEWGKRGNSLMRILNVAAFAVSGYASTEGRICKPFNPLLGETYEADYPDKGLRFFSEKVSHHPMVVACHCDGTGWKFWADSNLKSKFWGRSIQLDPVGVLTLQFDDGEILQWSKVTTSIYNLILGKLYCDHYGTMRIEGSAEYSCKLKFKEQSIIDRNPHQVHGIVQDKSGKTVATMFGKWDESMHYVTGDCSGKGKLSEDMSGAQLLWKRSKPPGNPTKYNLTRFAMTLNELTPGLKEKLPPTDSRLRPDQRYLENGEFEMANEEKLRLEQRQRQARKMQERGWKPKWFTKEEGSEAYRYKGGYWEARESGSWEDCPDIFGHIDSEQQTE from the exons ATGCTTTCCTTCTGTTGCGTCTCTACCGTCTCCGATCACTCTCTCCCGATGCCTTTACCGGAGCAACCCGGTGTGACTCGATCCGAACCGATCATGACTCGATCTGCTTCCCATTCCCAGAGTTATAACCATCACCGTCATCAATCCAACCGCCATCCCCTCCATAGTCTCTCCTTCAACCACCAGAGTCAACCTCCCCCCGTTGATGTGAAGATTAACGATATCGTTGGGAATGGAATCGCGGGGATATTGCATAAGTGGGTGAATTACGGGAGGGGATGGAGATCAAGGTGGTTCGTGTTGCAGGATGGTGTTCTTTCGTATTATAAAATCCATGGACCTGATAAGATCTTCCTCAGTCCTGAATCCGAAAAGGGATCAAAAGTTATCGGAGAGGAGTCTGCTCGTATGATCTctagccaccaccaccacaacaaGCATGGTGCCAGCCATCTCCATCGCAAGCCTTTCGGAGAAGTCCATCTCAAG GTTTCGTCGGTGCGGGAGAGTAGATCAGATGATAAGAGGTTTTCCATATTCACTGGCACCAAGAGGCTCCACTTGCGAGCAGATACGCGAGAGGACCGAGCAGCTTGGGTTGAGGCGCTGCAAGCTGTTAAAGATATGTTTCCGAGGATGTCCAACAGTGAGTTGATGGCTCCTACCAACAATTTGGCCATGTCGACGGAGAAGCTTCGGCAACGGTTGATTGATGAAGGAGTTAGTGAGTTAGCTATTCAGGACTGTGAGCAGATTATGAGGTCTGAGTTCTCTGCACTTCAGAGCCAGTTGGTGCTTCTCAAGCAGAAGCAGTGGCTTCTCATTGACACCCTTAGGCAATTAGAG ACAGAAAAGGTTGATCTGGAAAACACACTTGTAGATGAGAGTCAAAGGCAGGCTGTAAATGGAGGTTCCATTGATTTAAGACATGAGAAGTGCAGTG AAGGGACTGCCACTGAATCTGATGATGATCATGAACGAGGTGATGCAGAAACTGATGAGGAAGACAACACCTTTTTTGATACACGTGACTTCCTCTCTTCAAGTTCTTTCAAAAGTAGCGGTTCTGACTTTCGTACATCGTCGTTTTCTTCTGATGGTGATGGCGTTGGGTCATCAGAAGATGATATCGATCCTTCCATCAAGTCTATTGGATGCGACTATCCACACGTTAAAAGGAGGAAAAGCTTACCTGAGCCGGTTGAAAAGGAGAAAAGTGTGAGCCTTTGGTCAATGATCAAAGACAATATTGGCAAGGATCTTACAAAAGTTTGTCTACCTGTTTACTTCAACGAGCCACTATCTTCTCTACAAAAGTGTTTTGAGGATTTGGAATATTCATACCTTCTTGACCGAGCATTTGAATGGggcaaaagg GGAAATAGCCTCATGAGGATTCTTAACGTAGCTGCTTTTGCTGTATCTGGGTACGCATCAACCGAAGGAAGAATCTGCAAACCATTTAACCCATTGCTAGGTGAAACATACGAGGCAGACTATCCAGACAAAGGCCTTCGATTTTTCTCCGAAAAG GTCAGTCACCACCCTATGGTTGTGGCATGCCATTGCGATGGCACGGGATGGAAGTTCTGGGCAGACAGCAATCTGAAGAGTAAATTTTGGGGTCGGTCAATTCAGCTTGATCCTGTTGGTGTATTGACTTTGCAATTTGATGATGGAGAAATCCTTCAGTGGAGTAAG GTAACTACATCAATATACAATCTTATACTTGGCAAACTGTACTGTGATCACTACGGTACAATGCGTATTGAGGGCAGTGCTGAATACTCTTGTAAACTTAAATTCAAAGAACAGTCCATCATAGACCGGAATCCTCACCAG GTTCATGGTATAGTTCAAGATAAGAGTGGGAAGACAGTGGCAACGATGTTTGGGAAATGGGATGAGAGCATGCACTATGTCACTGGTGATTGTTCTGGGAAAGGGAAATTGAGCGAAGATATGTCAGGAGCTCAACTTCTGTGGAAACGGAGCAAGCCTCCTGGAAACCCAACAAAGTATAATCTGACACGTTTTGCAATGACGCTGAATGAGCTTACGCCTGGGCTTAAG GAGAAGCTGCCACCAACAGATTCAAGGCTGCGACCGGACCAGAGGTATCTggagaatggagagtttgaaATGGCCAACGAAGAGAAGTTGCGGCTCGAACAGCGACAACGTCAG
- the LOC106388435 gene encoding oxysterol-binding protein-related protein 1C isoform X2, translating into MLSFCCVSTVSDHSLPMPLPEQPGVTRSEPIMTRSASHSQSYNHHRHQSNRHPLHSLSFNHQSQPPPVDVKINDIVGNGIAGILHKWVNYGRGWRSRWFVLQDGVLSYYKIHGPDKIFLSPESEKGSKVIGEESARMISSHHHHNKHGASHLHRKPFGEVHLKVSSVRESRSDDKRFSIFTGTKRLHLRADTREDRAAWVEALQAVKDMFPRMSNSELMAPTNNLAMSTEKLRQRLIDEGVSELAIQDCEQIMRSEFSALQSQLVLLKQKQWLLIDTLRQLETEKVDLENTLVDESQRQAVNGGSIDLRHEKCSGTATESDDDHERGDAETDEEDNTFFDTRDFLSSSSFKSSGSDFRTSSFSSDGDGVGSSEDDIDPSIKSIGCDYPHVKRRKSLPEPVEKEKSVSLWSMIKDNIGKDLTKVCLPVYFNEPLSSLQKCFEDLEYSYLLDRAFEWGKRGNSLMRILNVAAFAVSGYASTEGRICKPFNPLLGETYEADYPDKGLRFFSEKVSHHPMVVACHCDGTGWKFWADSNLKSKFWGRSIQLDPVGVLTLQFDDGEILQWSKVTTSIYNLILGKLYCDHYGTMRIEGSAEYSCKLKFKEQSIIDRNPHQVHGIVQDKSGKTVATMFGKWDESMHYVTGDCSGKGKLSEDMSGAQLLWKRSKPPGNPTKYNLTRFAMTLNELTPGLKEKLPPTDSRLRPDQRYLENGEFEMANEEKLRLEQRQRQARKMQERGWKPKWFTKEEGSEAYRYKGGYWEARESGSWEDCPDIFGHIDSEQQTE; encoded by the exons ATGCTTTCCTTCTGTTGCGTCTCTACCGTCTCCGATCACTCTCTCCCGATGCCTTTACCGGAGCAACCCGGTGTGACTCGATCCGAACCGATCATGACTCGATCTGCTTCCCATTCCCAGAGTTATAACCATCACCGTCATCAATCCAACCGCCATCCCCTCCATAGTCTCTCCTTCAACCACCAGAGTCAACCTCCCCCCGTTGATGTGAAGATTAACGATATCGTTGGGAATGGAATCGCGGGGATATTGCATAAGTGGGTGAATTACGGGAGGGGATGGAGATCAAGGTGGTTCGTGTTGCAGGATGGTGTTCTTTCGTATTATAAAATCCATGGACCTGATAAGATCTTCCTCAGTCCTGAATCCGAAAAGGGATCAAAAGTTATCGGAGAGGAGTCTGCTCGTATGATCTctagccaccaccaccacaacaaGCATGGTGCCAGCCATCTCCATCGCAAGCCTTTCGGAGAAGTCCATCTCAAG GTTTCGTCGGTGCGGGAGAGTAGATCAGATGATAAGAGGTTTTCCATATTCACTGGCACCAAGAGGCTCCACTTGCGAGCAGATACGCGAGAGGACCGAGCAGCTTGGGTTGAGGCGCTGCAAGCTGTTAAAGATATGTTTCCGAGGATGTCCAACAGTGAGTTGATGGCTCCTACCAACAATTTGGCCATGTCGACGGAGAAGCTTCGGCAACGGTTGATTGATGAAGGAGTTAGTGAGTTAGCTATTCAGGACTGTGAGCAGATTATGAGGTCTGAGTTCTCTGCACTTCAGAGCCAGTTGGTGCTTCTCAAGCAGAAGCAGTGGCTTCTCATTGACACCCTTAGGCAATTAGAG ACAGAAAAGGTTGATCTGGAAAACACACTTGTAGATGAGAGTCAAAGGCAGGCTGTAAATGGAGGTTCCATTGATTTAAGACATGAGAAGTGCAGTG GGACTGCCACTGAATCTGATGATGATCATGAACGAGGTGATGCAGAAACTGATGAGGAAGACAACACCTTTTTTGATACACGTGACTTCCTCTCTTCAAGTTCTTTCAAAAGTAGCGGTTCTGACTTTCGTACATCGTCGTTTTCTTCTGATGGTGATGGCGTTGGGTCATCAGAAGATGATATCGATCCTTCCATCAAGTCTATTGGATGCGACTATCCACACGTTAAAAGGAGGAAAAGCTTACCTGAGCCGGTTGAAAAGGAGAAAAGTGTGAGCCTTTGGTCAATGATCAAAGACAATATTGGCAAGGATCTTACAAAAGTTTGTCTACCTGTTTACTTCAACGAGCCACTATCTTCTCTACAAAAGTGTTTTGAGGATTTGGAATATTCATACCTTCTTGACCGAGCATTTGAATGGggcaaaagg GGAAATAGCCTCATGAGGATTCTTAACGTAGCTGCTTTTGCTGTATCTGGGTACGCATCAACCGAAGGAAGAATCTGCAAACCATTTAACCCATTGCTAGGTGAAACATACGAGGCAGACTATCCAGACAAAGGCCTTCGATTTTTCTCCGAAAAG GTCAGTCACCACCCTATGGTTGTGGCATGCCATTGCGATGGCACGGGATGGAAGTTCTGGGCAGACAGCAATCTGAAGAGTAAATTTTGGGGTCGGTCAATTCAGCTTGATCCTGTTGGTGTATTGACTTTGCAATTTGATGATGGAGAAATCCTTCAGTGGAGTAAG GTAACTACATCAATATACAATCTTATACTTGGCAAACTGTACTGTGATCACTACGGTACAATGCGTATTGAGGGCAGTGCTGAATACTCTTGTAAACTTAAATTCAAAGAACAGTCCATCATAGACCGGAATCCTCACCAG GTTCATGGTATAGTTCAAGATAAGAGTGGGAAGACAGTGGCAACGATGTTTGGGAAATGGGATGAGAGCATGCACTATGTCACTGGTGATTGTTCTGGGAAAGGGAAATTGAGCGAAGATATGTCAGGAGCTCAACTTCTGTGGAAACGGAGCAAGCCTCCTGGAAACCCAACAAAGTATAATCTGACACGTTTTGCAATGACGCTGAATGAGCTTACGCCTGGGCTTAAG GAGAAGCTGCCACCAACAGATTCAAGGCTGCGACCGGACCAGAGGTATCTggagaatggagagtttgaaATGGCCAACGAAGAGAAGTTGCGGCTCGAACAGCGACAACGTCAG
- the LOC111213495 gene encoding uncharacterized protein LOC111213495 has translation MHYLQKHQEISSRDYKLSSSNTLKGLRERPPSTYSLKMEAFHRVLNSTEYYETRPFSAGGYNWTLRVYPNGNNKDGGSGYLSLYVAIDKSSLDASAHQEVYADLRFYIFNRNQRKYFTIQDTDVFRFNAFNTMWGFSQVLPLDTFKDLKNGYLYDGDHSEFGVDVTVPKPFEKSELLSFSKRSDRFTWTIRGFSTLTRYTYSDVISFAGRKWQLGINSSGSGSGSGKAVSLFFHLLANQRTGAYEAVYVLAKFQVLNQLKLGNIQMELENWYGITSFGWGFSEFVSFDDLRDSSKGFLVDDTLMVQVELEAISTTKYFPS, from the exons ATGCATTACTtacaaaaacatcaagagaTCTCATCGCGTGATTATAAACTCTCTTCTTCAAACACACTGAAGGGTCTGAGAGAACGTCCTCCATCGACTTACTCTTTGAAGATGGAGGCTTTCCACAGAGTCCTTAATTCAACAGAATATTATGAAACTCGTCCTTTTTCGGCTGGTGGATACAACTG GACTCTTCGTGTGTACCCCAACGGGAACAACAAGGATGGTGGTTCAGGCTACCTTTCCCTTTATGTAGCCATTGACAAGTCGAGCCTCGACGCTTCTGCACATCAAGAGGTTTATGCGGATCTCAGGTTTTACATCTTCAACAGGAACCAGAGGAAGTACTTCACCATCCAAG ATACGGATGTATTCCGATTCAATGCCTTCAACACGATGTGGGGATTCTCTCAGGTTCTCCCTCTTGATACCTTCAAAGACCTAAAAAACGGTTACCTTTATGATGGAGACCACTCCGAGTTTGGTGTAGATGTAACCGTTCCTAAGCCTTTTGAGAAATCAGAACTTTTATCTTTTAGTAAGCGTTCAGACAGATTCACCTGGACAATTAGGGGATTCTCCACGCTGACCCGATATACTTATTCAGATGTCATCTCCTTCGCAGGAAGAAAATG GCAATTAGGAATAAATTCAAGTGGTAGTGGCAGCGGAAGTGGAAAAGCGGTGTCATTGTTTTTTCACCTTCTTGCGAACCAGAGAACCGGAGCCTATGAGGCGGTTTACGTTCTAGCCAAGTTTCAAGTTCTAAACCAACTAAAACTCGGCAACATCCAGATGGAAC TGGAGAATTGGTACGGAATAACATCGTTTGGATGGGGTTTCAGTGAGTTCGTCTCTTTTGATGATCTCAGAGATTCATCAAAGGGTTTTCTTGTGGATGATACACTGATGGTTCAAGTCGAACTGGAGGCCATTTCTACTACCAAGTACTTCCCGAGTTAG